A section of the Lepus europaeus isolate LE1 chromosome 19, mLepTim1.pri, whole genome shotgun sequence genome encodes:
- the CMTR2 gene encoding cap-specific mRNA (nucleoside-2'-O-)-methyltransferase 2, whose translation MSKSRKPAVQQMPGPEAFSPDVLADIFELFTKNFTYGKPLDDEWQLPGPQEMFTSEHTEFTAFLDLKNSLNEVKNLLSDKKLDEWHEHTAFTNRAGKIISHVRKAVNAELCTQAWCKFHEILCSFPLLPQEAFQNGRLNSVHLCEAPGAFIASLNHYLKSHRFPCEWSWVANTLNPYHEANDNLMMVMDDRLIANTLHWWYFGPDNTGDIMTLKYLTGLQDFLSGMDTIHLVTADGSFDCQGNPGEQEALVSSLHYCEVVTALTTLGNGGSFVLKMFTLFEHCSINLMYLLNCSFDQVHVFKPATSKAGNSEVYVVCLHYKGREAIHPVLSKMMLNFGIEMTRKALFPHHAIPESFLKRHEECCAFFHKYQLETISENIRLFECMEKEEQAKLNNLRDCAVHYFMQKFQLKPLSKKNWLVKKSNIGCSTNTKWFGQRNRYFKTYNERKMLETLSWKDKVAKGYFNGWAEEHAVCQPGQSSLLEGTASKLECHLWYILEGKKLPKVKCSPFCDGEVLKTLNEAIEKSLGGAWNLDSKCGPTRQPHCPCDIFSAELILSELLSLTKCLQDEQVVEPSNQVKCLLVGLPALQDVKVHVPVEVRLLESAELLTFSCSLLHDGDPAYQRLFLDCLLHSLRQLQTGDVMVLPVLSCLTRFMAGLVFVLHSCFRFITFSCPTSSQPLRTCAVLLCVGYQDLPNPVFQYLQNVNEFLSTLLNSDSPQQVLQFVPMEVLLRGALLNFLWDLNAAIAKRHLHLIIQGEREAISSLQV comes from the coding sequence ATGAGTAAGAGCAGAAAGCCAGCAGTGCAGCAGATGCCAGGCCCAGAGGCCTTCAGCCCAGATGTGCTCGCTGACATTTTTGAGCTCTTCACCAAGAACTTTACTTATGGAAAGCCACTTGATGATGAGTGGCAGTTACCAGGTCCTCAAGAGATGTTCACCAGTGAACACACGGAATTTACTGCCTTTCTTGATCTGAAGAACTCCCTAAATGAAGTGAAAAACCTACTGAGTGATAAGAAACTGGATGAGTGGCACGAACATACTGCTTTCACCAATAGAGCAGGAAAAATCATTTCTCATGTGAGAAAAGCTGTGAACGCGGAACTTTGTACTCAGGCCTGGTGTAAGTTCCATGAGATTTTGTGCAGCTTTCCGCTCCTTCCCCAGGAGGCTTTTCAGAATGGAAGGCTGAATTCCGTTCACCTCTGTGAAGCCCCTGGGGCTTTCATAGCTAGTCTCAACCACTACTTGAAGTCCCATCGGTTCCCTTGTGAATGGAGTTGGGTAGCTAATACCCTGAATCCATACCATGAAGCGAATGACAATCTTATGATGGTTATGGATGACCGGCTTATTGCAAATACATTGCATTGGTGGTACTTTGGTCCCGATAACACTGGTGATATCATGACTCTGAAGTATCTGACTGGACTTCAGGATTTCCTGAGCGGCATGGATACCATACACCTGGTCACTGCAGATGGGAGTTTTGATTGCCAGGGAAACCCGGGTGAACAAGAAGCTTTAGTCTCTTCTTTGCATTACTGTGAAGTTGTCACTGCCCTTACCACGCTTGGAAATGGTGGCTCTTTTGTTTTGAAGATGTTTACTTTGTTTGAACATTGTTCCATAAACCTGATGTACCTGCTAAACTGTTCTTTTGACCAAGTGCATGTTTTCAAACCTGCTACTAGCAAGGCAGGAAACTCAGAGGTCTATGTGGTATGTCTCCACTATAAGGGAAGAGAGGCCATCCATCCTGTGTTATctaaaatgatgctgaattttGGGATCGAAATGACCAGGAAAGCTCTCTTTCCCCATCATGCGATTCCGGAATCTTTTCTGAAAAGGCATGAAGAATGTTGTGCATTCTTTCATAAGTATCAGCTAGAGACTATTTCTGAAAACATCCGTCTGTTTGAGTGCATGGAGAAAGAGGAACAAGCAAAGCTGAATAATTTAAGGGATTGTGCTGTACACTATTTCATGCAAAAATTTCAACTGAAACCTCTTTCCAAAAAGAATTGGTTAGTAAAAAAATCTAACATTGGTTGTAGTACAAATACAAAATGGTTTGGGCAgagaaacagatattttaaaacttacaatGAAAGGAAGATGTTGGAAACCCTTTCTTGGAAAGATAAAGTTGCCAAAGGATACTTCAATGGTTGGGCGGAAGAGCACGCTGTCTGTCAGCCCGGGCAGAGCTCTCTGTTAGAAGGGACAGCTTCCAAACTAGAGTGTCACTTATGGTATATTTTAGAAGGCAAGAAACTGCCAAAGGTAAAATGCTCGCCTTTCTGCGATGGTGAGGTTTTAAAGACTCTCAATGAAGCAATCGAAAAGTCTCTAGGAGGAGCTTGGAATTTGGATTCCAAGTGTGGGCCCACACGGCAGCCTCACTGTCCTTGTGACATTTTTTCTGCAGAACTAATACTTTCTGAGTTGTTGAGCCTCACCAAGTGCCTTCAGGACGAGCAGGTTGTGGAACCCAGCAACCAAGTGAAGTGCCTGCTCGTGGGTCTGCCGGCTCTGCAGGACGTCAAAGTGCACGTGCCAGTGGAAGTTCGACTCCTGGAGTCGGCCGAACTCCTGACTTTCAGCTGCTCCTTGCTTCATGATGGAGACCCGGCGTATCAGCGGTTATTTCTGGACTGCCTGCTGCATTCATTGCGACAGCTTCAGACAGGGGATGTTATGGTTTTGCCTGTACTTTCCTGTTTAACAAGATTCATGGCTGGTTTGGTTTTTGTACTTCACAGTTGTTTCAGATTCATCACGTTTTCTTGTCCCACCTCCTCTCAGCCCCTGAGGACCTGTGCAGTTCTGCTGTGTGTTGGTTATCAGGATCTTCCGAATCCAGTTTTCCAATATCTGCAGAATGTGAATGAATTTTTGAGCACTTTGCTTAACTCTGATTCCCCCCAGCAGGTTTTACAATTTGTGCCAATGGAGGTGCTCCTTAGGGGGGcattacttaattttttatggGATTTGAATGCTGCCATTGCCAAAAGGCATTTGCATTTAATTattcaaggagagagagaagcaatcAGCAGCCTTCAAGTATGA